A genomic region of Zea mays cultivar B73 chromosome 6, Zm-B73-REFERENCE-NAM-5.0, whole genome shotgun sequence contains the following coding sequences:
- the LOC103629639 gene encoding auxin response factor 17 — MRLSSSSSSSASVLPAQPGSPEDVEEHKCLNSELWHACAGPLVSLPAVGSRVVYFPQGHSEQVAASTNKEMESQIPSYPNLPPQLICQLHNVTMQADAETEEVYAQMTLQPLNPQELKDPYLPAELGLVSKQPTNYFCKTLTASDTSTHGGFSVPRRAAEKVFPPLDFTQQPPCQELMATDLHGNEWKFRHIFRGQPKRHLLTTGWSVFVSAKRLVAGDSVLFIWNDNNQLLLGIRRANRPQTVMPSSVLSSDSMHIGLLAAAAHAASTNSRFTIFYNPRASPSEFVIPLAKYVKAVYHTRISVGMRFRMLFETEESSVRRYMGTITGISDLDSVRWPNSHWRSVKVGWDESTAGDRQPRVSLWEIEPLTTFPTYTSPFPLRLKRPWPTGLPSLHGGKDDDLANSLMWLRDTTNPGFQSLNFGGLGMNSWMQPRLDTSLLGLQPDMYQAMATGAFQDPTKQASPTMLQFQQPQNIAGRAAPLSSQILQQAHPQFQQQPYIQNISESTIQAQGQSEFLKQQIQRSQSFNEQKPQLQPQQESQQQQQSQCLQAPQHQQIQQNIANYQSVSNALSAFSQLSSASQSTPMALQTILPFSQAQSFTDTSASSLSPSNTNTMQNTLRPFSSEAVSHLSMPRPTAIPVPDAWSSKRAAVESLLPSRPQDSSQMQQLDSTPASIPHSSALAPLPGRGCLVDQDANPDPQNHLLFGVSIDSQSLLMEGGIHGLQNGNDSTAIPYSTSNFLSPSQNDFPLDHTLNSSGCLDDSGYVPPCSDNSDQVNRPPATFVKVYKSGTYGRSLDITRFSSYHELRRELGRLFGLEGQLEDPLRSGWQLVFVDREEDVLLVGDDPWQEFVSTVSCIKILSPQEVQQMGKQGLELLSSAPAARRLGSSCDGYVSRQESRSLSTGIASVGSVEF; from the exons ATGAggctctcgtcgtcgtcgtcgtcgtccgccAGCGTCCTCCCGGCTCAGCCGGGCTCGCCGGAAG ATGTGGAGGAGCACAAGTGTCTGAACTCGGAGTTGTGGCATGCCTGTGCCGGCCCGCTTGTCTCCTTGCCAGCGGTGGGTAGCCGGGTTGTGTACTTCCCTCAGGGCCACAGCGAGCAG GTAGCAGCATCAACAAACAAGGAAATGGAGTCTCAGATCCCCAGTTATCCTAATCTGCCGCCACAGCTTATATGCCAACTGCATAATGTGACGATGCAA GCTGATGCAGAGACAGAAGAGGTATATGCACAGATGACATTACAACCACTCAACCCG CAAGAACTGAAGGATCCATATTTACCTGCAGAATTAGGTTTGGTCAGTAAACAGCCAACAAACTATTTCTGCAAAACATTAACAGCAAGTGATACCAGTACCCATGGTGGGTTTTCTGTTCCCCGTCGAGCAGCTGAGAAAGTGTTCCCTCCACTG GATTTCACCCAGCAGCCTCCATGCCAGGAGTTGATGGCAACAGATCTTCATGGCAATGAGTGGAAATTCCGTCACATATTTCGTG GTCAGCCAAAGCGGCATCTTCTAACTACAGGCTGGAGTGTCTTTGTAAGTGCAAAGAGACTCGTTGCTGGTGACTCTGTCCTTTTTATCTG GAATGACAATAACCAGCTTCTGCTTGGAATTCGTCGGGCAAATCGGCCACAAACAGTCATGCCATCTTCAGTCTTATCAAGTGATAGCATGCATATTGGTCTTCTTGCTGCAGCTGCTCATGCTGCTTCGACAAATAGCCGGTTTACAATTTTCTACAACCCAAG GGCAAGCCCTTCAGAGTTTGTCATACCGCTTGCAAAGTATGTTAAGGCTGTGTATCATACCCGTATATCTGTGGGGATGCGCTTCAGGATGCTTTTTGAGACAGAAGAGTCTAGTGTTAGGAG ATACATGGGGACTATTACCGGAATCAGTGATCTTGATTCTGTTCGGTGGCCAAATTCACACTGGCGTTCTGTTAAG GTTGGCTGGGATGAATCAACTGCTGGCGATAGACAGCCAAGGGTGTCACTATGGGAGATTGAGCCCCTGACAACTTTCCCAACGTATACATCTCCTTTTCCGCTCAGGCTCAAGCGTCCATGGCCAACAGGCTTGCCTTCTCTGCATG GTGGGAAGGATGATGACCTGGCTAACTCTCTCATGTGGCTTCGAGATACCACAAATCCTGGTTTCCAGTCGTTAAATTTTGGTGGACTTGGTATGAACTCTTGGATGCAGCCAAGGCTGGATACTTCCTTACTTGGTCTGCAGCCTGACATGTATCAGGCGATGGCCACAGGTGCTTTCCAGGATCCAACAAAGCAGGCATCACCCACAATGCTGCAGTTCCAGCAGCCACAGAACATAGCTGGCCGGGCTGCGCCACTTTCAAGTCAGATTTTGCAGCAAGCACATCCTCAATTTCAGCAGCAGCCGTACATCCAAAACATCTCTGAGAGCACAATCCAAGCGCAGGGTCAGTCTGAGTTCCTCAAACAGCAGATCCAACGCAGCCAGTCATTCAATGAGCAGAAGCCCCAGCTGCAACCCCAGCAAGaatcacagcagcagcagcaatcaCAGTGTCTGCAAGCCCCTCAGCATCAACAAATACAACAGAACATAGCCAACTACCAGTCTGTATCCAATGCATTATCGGCGTTTTCTCAGCTGTCGTCAGCCTCTCAGTCTACACCTATGGCACTGCAAACTATATTACCGTTCTCACAGGCACAGAGCTTTACAGACACGAGTGCAAGCTCATTGTCTCCATCCAACACCAACACAATGCAAAATACGCTTCGGCCATTCTCATCAGAAGCAGTTTCTCACCTCAGTATGCCGAGGCCCACTGCGATACCTGTTCCCGACGCATGGTCATCGAAGCGAGCTGCGGTGGAGTCTTTGCTTCCTTCTCGGCCCCAAGATTCGTCTCAAATGCAACAGTTGGACTCTACACCAGCTAGTATACCTCATAGCTCTGCGTTGGCACCACTTCCTGGGAGAGGATGCTTGGTGGATCAAGACGCGAACCCTGATCCTCAAAACCATCTCTTGTTTGGTGTCAGTATAGATTCGCAGTCACTGCTAATGGAGGGAGGCATCCATGGTCTCCAAAATGGCAATGATTCGACCGCTATACCTTATTCCACCTCCAATTTCCTGAGCCCTTCCCAGAACGATTTTCCTTTGGATCATACTCTGAATTCTTCAGGCTGCTTAGATGATTCAGGGTACGTCCCGCCATGTTCGGATAATTCTGACCAAGTGAACCGACCACCAGCAACCTTTGTGAAG GTTTACAAATCTGGAACCTACGGAAGGTCGCTTGATATCACCAGGTTTAGTAGCTATCACGAGCTCCGTAGGGAACTAGGGCGCCTATTTGGCCTTGAGGGCCAGTTGGAAGACCCTCTGAGATCAGGCTGGCAGCTTGTATTCGTCGACCGCGAGGAGGACGTCCTTCTCGTGGGCGACGACCCTTGGCA GGAATTCGTGAGCACGGTGTCCTGCATAAAGATACTCTCGCCGCAGGAGGTGCAGCAGATGGGCAAGCAGGGCCTGGAGCTCCTGAGCTCGGCCCCCGCGGCGCGGAGGCTAGGTAGCAGCTGCGACGGCTACGTTAGCAGGCAGGAGTCGAGGAGCCTAAGCACTGGGATCGCGTCCGTGGGTTCGGTCGAGTTCTGA
- the LOC103629640 gene encoding zinc finger CCCH domain-containing protein 45, which produces MDDSDGGLSFDFEGGLDSAPASGGGGPVPSSTDPGAGVGGGGDGLGMHGRGRGRGSYRQTVCRHWLRGLCMKGEACGFLHQFDKARMPVCRFFRDFGECREPDCAYKHSYDDVKECNMYKMGFCPNGPNCRYKHIKLPGPPPSVEEVLQKILQMRSFNRYSQNRNNNYNHQGERPQHPQGSGLPNQNSAENATAVDPPAGGQQAQTLNQQPPQQQQKPNTNDQAQGVSNGHQATRIATPLPQGPSRYFIVKSCNRENLEISVQQGIWATQRSNEAKLNEAFESTENVILIFSINRTRNFQGCAKMTSRIGGYIGGGNWKSAHGTAHFGRNFSMQWLKLCELSFQKTHHLRNPYNDNLPVKISRDCQELEPFIGEQLASLLYLEPDSELTAMLIAAEAKREEEKAKGVSADEAADNQDIVLFDDNEEDEEEESEEEEEGAGREPQGRGGRGGRGMMWPHQMPMMRGPMMAGRGFPPNMMGFGGGFGLPDPFGMPRGFPPFVGPRFPGDFARGPMPGMGFPGRPPQPFPLGLDMMMGPGRGPLMGMGGPGPGRPGRPMGMAPFMPPLPPPSNRAAVKREQQRRPAGGGDRGGDRFETVSEQGGRGHDNTGNSGADGARPQPGDRSGRSALQDDGSESEEETAPRRSRKR; this is translated from the exons ATGGACGACAGCGATGGCGGACTGAGCTTCGATTTCGAGGGCGGCCTCGACTCTGCCCCAGCTTCTGGGGGCGGGGGCCCCGTGCCGTCCTCCACCGACCCCGGCGCGGGTGTCGGGGGAGGCGGCGACGGGCTGGGTATGCACGGGCGCGGCCGAGGTCGCGGGAGCTACCGCCAAACGGTGTGCCGGCACTGGCTTCGCGGCCTCTGCATGAAGGGCGAGGCCTGCGGATTCCTGCACCAGTTCGACAAGGCCCGCATGCCCGTCTGCCGCTTCTTCCGCGACTTCGGCGAGTGCCGCGAGCCCGACTGCGCGTACAAGCACTCGTACGACGACGTCAAGGAGTGCAACAT GTACAAGATGGGTTTTTGTCCCAATGGTCCTAATTGCCGGTATAAGCATATCAAGCTCCCTGGGCCACCGCCTTCTGTTGAGGAAGTTCTTCAGAAGATTTTGCAGATGCGCTCTTTTAACAGATACAGTCAGAATAGAAATAATAATTATAATCATCAAGGGGAGAGACCTCAACATCCACAAGGTTCTGGGTTGCCTAACCAAAACTCGGCAGAAAATGCCACTGCCGTGGATCCACCAGCTGGTGGACAACAAGCACAAACGCTGAATCAACAaccaccacagcagcagcagaagCCAAATACAAATGATCAGGCCCAAGGTGTTTCAAATGGTCATCAAGCCACTAGAATCGCCACACCCCTTCCACAAGGACCATCTAG GTACTTCATTGTTAAAAGTTGCAATCGGGAGAATCTGGAAATATCAGTTCAGCAAGGAATTTGGGCTACACAGAGGAGTAACGAGGCTAAACTCAATGAAGCTTTTGAATCCACTGAGAATGTTATTTTGATATTCTCAATTAATAGAACTCGCAATTTCCAG GGGTGTGCAAAGATGACTTCTAGGATTGGTGGCTACATTGGTGGTGGAAATTGGAAATCTGCTCATGGAACAGCACATTTTGGTCGGAACTTCTCTATGCAGTGGCTTAAG CTTTGTGAgttgtcatttcagaaaacccatCATCTCCGCAATCCATATAATGATAACCTCCCTGTTAAG ATCAGCAGAGATTGCCAGGAACTCGAACCTTTCATCGGTGAGCAGTTGGCTTCTCTGCTCTACCTGGAGCCAGACAGTGAACTTACG GCTATGCTAATCGCAGCAGAGGCCAAGCGAGAGGAGGAAAAAGCAAAAGGAGTCAGTGCCGACGAGGCAGCTGATAATCAAGATATTGTGCTGTTCGACGATAATGAAGAAGACGAGGAAGAGGAAAgcgaggaggaggaagaaggcGCCGGCCGAGAGCCTCAAGGGAGGGGAGGAAGAGGAGGGAGGGGGATGATGTGGCCGCATCAAATGCCGATGATGCGTGGGCCGATGATGGCAGGCCGTGGCTTCCCTCCCAACATGATGGGTTTCGGCGGTGGCTTCGGCTTGCCAGACCCATTCGGCATGCCACGTGGCTTCCCGCCCTTCGTTGGGCCAAGGTTCCCTGGAGACTTCGCCAGAGGCCCTATGCCCGGGATGGGGTTCCCTGGCAGGCCCCCGCAGCCCTTCCCTCTGGGCCTCGACATGATGATGGGCCCTGGGCGTGGTCCGCTGATGGGAATGGGCGGGCCTGGGCCTGGACGGCCTGGTCGCCCCATGGGCATGGCGCCCTTCATGCCCCCGCTGCCACCACCGAGTAACCGTGCTGCTGTGAAGCGGGAGCAGCAGCGAAGGCCAGCGGGTGGTGGTGACCGTGGCGGGGACAGGTTCGAGACAGTGTCTGAGCAGGGCGGCAGGGGCCATGACAACACTGGAAACTCTGGTGCAGATGGAGCCAGACCCCAGCCTGGAGACAGGTCTGGTAGAAGCGCCCTTCAGGACGACGGCAGCGAGAGCGAAGAGGAGACGGCTCCCAGACGATCAAGGAAACGATAG